A part of Myxococcales bacterium genomic DNA contains:
- a CDS encoding MFS transporter — translation MVKHIFQILMRASIYADHRLVALLFLGFVSGLPFLLTLSTLSRWLAEDGISNTAIGMFMLVTTPYSCKFLWAPIIDNWRVPIISKYFGQKRSWLLLAQAGLIFSLVMMAQCSPAENLLSMAIWALLVVFFSATQDIVVDTYRIHIFSASLSGAGAAIESIGFKFGMLASGAGALYLASAYGWTVAYQIMAALVVVGMITVWFISEPHNPSELLESLKFRHFWQPCLQIFQNKNIKHILLFILFFKFGDVVLQAMSAPFMYEMGVSKVEFATITKVFGIGLMVLGGLFAGILINYVGIARSILIATILQAVSCLMFAMLAAIGYERLFLTLTVGIEGFCSGIVTSVFIAYLSSICVRRYSATHFTLLYSFGSLCRVVLSMLSGWLADYVGWTALFFLCAWASLPVIFSLGKLSNSVQHLLSKRA, via the coding sequence GTGGTAAAGCATATTTTTCAAATATTAATGAGAGCAAGCATTTATGCCGATCATCGATTGGTAGCTTTACTATTCTTGGGATTTGTCAGTGGATTACCCTTTTTGCTAACCCTTTCCACTTTAAGCAGATGGCTTGCAGAGGATGGCATATCGAATACAGCGATTGGCATGTTTATGTTGGTGACCACTCCTTATAGTTGTAAGTTTTTATGGGCACCTATAATCGATAATTGGCGTGTCCCCATCATATCAAAATATTTTGGACAAAAACGCTCGTGGCTTTTGCTTGCGCAAGCCGGTTTAATTTTCTCTTTGGTGATGATGGCCCAATGCTCGCCAGCAGAAAATTTATTATCGATGGCGATATGGGCACTTTTGGTAGTATTTTTTTCGGCTACCCAGGATATTGTGGTTGATACTTATCGAATTCATATTTTTAGCGCTTCATTAAGTGGAGCAGGGGCTGCTATTGAGTCGATTGGTTTTAAATTTGGTATGCTCGCTTCTGGAGCAGGAGCACTCTATCTAGCTTCTGCCTATGGGTGGACGGTAGCCTATCAGATTATGGCAGCTTTGGTTGTGGTTGGTATGATTACTGTTTGGTTTATCTCTGAGCCACATAATCCATCTGAATTATTAGAGTCTCTGAAGTTTAGACACTTTTGGCAGCCATGCCTACAGATTTTTCAAAATAAGAATATCAAACATATTTTGTTATTTATTTTATTTTTCAAATTTGGTGATGTCGTACTGCAAGCTATGTCAGCTCCTTTTATGTATGAAATGGGAGTATCAAAAGTTGAGTTTGCTACCATTACCAAAGTTTTTGGTATTGGATTGATGGTGCTAGGAGGGCTGTTTGCGGGTATCTTGATCAACTATGTTGGGATAGCACGCTCAATTTTAATTGCCACAATTTTGCAAGCAGTTTCTTGTCTGATGTTTGCCATGTTAGCAGCTATAGGGTACGAAAGATTATTTTTGACACTTACCGTTGGTATCGAGGGTTTTTGTTCAGGAATTGTTACGTCGGTTTTTATTGCTTATTTATCTTCGATTTGTGTTAGGCGCTATAGTGCGACACATTTTACCTTGCTCTATTCATTTGGCTCTTTGTGTAGGGTTGTATTGTCAATGTTATCCGGTTGGCTTGCAGATTATGTTGGGTGGACTGCATTATTTTTCCTATGTGCCTGGGCGTCATTGCCTGTTATTTTTTCCCTTGGCAAGCTCAGCAATAGCGTTCAGCATCTTTTATCAAAAAGGGCTTGA
- a CDS encoding SRPBCC family protein has product MHIIEYRQNISVSLHDCWEFFSAPQNLKILTPPHLGFSDKNDAQPMYPGQIIIHQIKPLLGIPIEWVTQITHVKIFDYFIDEQRFGPYKFWHHEHRFQESSDGTRIIDRIHYQLPFGPLGNLMNWLKVRRDLEKIFDYRQQKIVQIFK; this is encoded by the coding sequence ATGCACATCATTGAGTATCGCCAAAATATTTCCGTCTCACTCCATGATTGCTGGGAGTTCTTTTCAGCACCACAGAATCTGAAAATTCTTACCCCGCCCCACCTCGGATTTAGTGATAAAAATGATGCTCAGCCTATGTACCCAGGACAAATTATCATTCATCAAATCAAACCCTTACTTGGCATCCCAATAGAATGGGTTACCCAAATAACCCATGTAAAAATTTTTGATTATTTTATTGATGAGCAACGCTTTGGCCCTTATAAATTTTGGCACCATGAACATCGCTTTCAAGAAAGCTCTGATGGCACACGGATAATTGATAGAATTCACTATCAGCTTCCCTTTGGGCCCTTGGGAAATTTGATGAATTGGCTGAAGGTTCGAAGGGATTTAGAAAAAATCTTTGACTACCGCCAGCAAAAAATTGTTCAGATTTTTAAATAG
- a CDS encoding AAA family ATPase, protein MYCYHFPSLFCLFSLLISLLFSCSASHKNITSQQHSFLSSATDGAIALLPHQQFVVDYLNNNPHIKGLLINHYMGTGKTFLALGYAEQHQQDQVIILGPPYLKNNWHQQIDFFNVANKKRYNFISFEDAIKQTNTNIFDKKILIIDEVHNLIRHLNTDNENENQKYAKLLLQTRQASRVLGLTGTPIYQDVSDIALLLNLVSQEDLLPFNREEFRTNYSKKIPSRSFWRGKLFESNIFYLTLPVFFSFLSFALFATPLAIIPGAALGASIIPLTNTTIAPLTHYQLREGDYAKLTPYIEKYVSFFRFENPSSEDFPSRTVQYRQVPYSTAQMDFFLRYIEEDLRPHEIIKILQENQEHIDTEYVAINNSRINKNLKLVQGNGREIGNFSLPNASDTPPKFNHILSEIKQSPGKIGIFSNYDFNGIKKFYDFLCSHDLCKDAVLIDPKESDAIQEQKINQYNTDKKSIILFTFSEGVNLFKTRQLHILEPVLTPATLEQVMGRAVRYRSHAKLLPEQRHVDVFVWQSTLPSWDWKSYQLKRKNWMRRYGELSRYSDWGKGASQIDKNYDAKIFSPDTHTFMASEKLRRDSSQIIQTLQKHSIETRP, encoded by the coding sequence ATGTATTGTTATCATTTTCCAAGTTTATTCTGCCTATTTTCACTGCTGATTAGCTTACTGTTTTCATGTAGCGCTTCCCATAAAAATATCACATCCCAACAACATTCATTTTTATCGTCCGCCACTGATGGAGCCATTGCTTTACTGCCTCACCAACAATTTGTGGTTGACTATCTCAATAACAATCCTCACATCAAAGGATTACTGATAAATCATTACATGGGCACAGGTAAAACTTTTTTAGCACTTGGATATGCAGAGCAACATCAACAAGATCAGGTAATAATTCTAGGTCCTCCATACTTAAAAAATAATTGGCATCAACAAATAGATTTTTTTAACGTTGCCAATAAAAAACGATATAACTTTATAAGTTTTGAAGATGCTATAAAACAAACAAATACAAATATTTTTGATAAAAAAATACTTATTATAGATGAAGTGCACAATTTGATTCGCCACTTAAATACGGATAACGAAAACGAAAATCAAAAATATGCAAAACTTTTACTACAAACTCGTCAGGCAAGCAGGGTTCTAGGACTGACAGGTACACCTATTTACCAGGACGTGTCTGATATAGCCCTGCTGCTTAACTTAGTATCTCAAGAAGATCTTCTTCCCTTTAATCGCGAAGAATTTCGCACAAACTATTCTAAAAAAATTCCTTCACGAAGTTTCTGGCGTGGCAAGCTTTTTGAAAGCAATATTTTTTATCTAACGTTGCCGGTGTTTTTTTCTTTTTTAAGCTTTGCTCTCTTTGCCACTCCCCTAGCCATTATTCCAGGTGCAGCTTTAGGAGCTTCGATAATTCCCCTAACCAACACGACCATAGCTCCTCTCACTCACTATCAATTACGCGAAGGTGACTACGCCAAGCTAACGCCATACATTGAAAAATATGTGTCATTTTTTCGTTTTGAAAATCCCTCAAGCGAAGATTTTCCCTCACGCACTGTACAGTATCGACAAGTTCCCTATTCTACAGCTCAAATGGATTTTTTTCTGCGTTACATTGAAGAAGACCTACGCCCCCATGAAATCATAAAAATACTCCAAGAAAATCAAGAGCACATCGATACTGAATATGTTGCTATCAATAATTCTCGTATCAACAAAAATTTAAAACTCGTTCAGGGAAATGGGAGGGAGATCGGCAATTTTAGTCTTCCAAACGCTAGCGATACTCCCCCAAAATTTAATCACATACTCAGTGAAATCAAACAAAGCCCAGGAAAGATTGGGATTTTTTCCAACTATGATTTTAATGGCATAAAAAAGTTTTATGATTTTCTTTGTTCGCATGATTTATGCAAAGATGCAGTGTTGATTGACCCAAAAGAATCGGATGCGATTCAGGAACAAAAAATTAATCAATACAACACCGATAAGAAATCCATTATCTTGTTTACTTTCAGCGAAGGCGTAAATCTATTTAAAACTCGTCAACTCCATATTTTAGAGCCAGTACTTACCCCAGCAACACTCGAACAGGTCATGGGCCGCGCTGTACGCTACCGTTCTCATGCCAAGCTTTTACCTGAACAACGACATGTGGATGTTTTTGTATGGCAAAGCACTTTGCCATCATGGGACTGGAAAAGCTATCAACTTAAACGAAAAAATTGGATGCGGCGTTATGGAGAACTGAGCCGTTATAGTGATTGGGGCAAAGGTGCAAGTCAGATTGATAAAAACTACGATGCCAAGATATTCTCTCCAGATACTCACACTTTTATGGCGAGTGAAAAATTAAGACGTGATTCATCTCAAATTATCCAAACTCTACAAAAACACTCCATTGAAACGAGGCCATAA
- the lspA gene encoding signal peptidase II yields the protein MLKKTYERLLMLSMVVSASVGCDQITKRIAEHSLENKSYSFLFDTLRLHHIKNTGAFLGAGANYNSSLKFILFIIFPVLFLGAGIIYVALKSSITRLQVLCGALIIGGGIGNLIDRIFFQGEVTDFLNVGIGSLRTGIFNIADFVIMIGAFGLFFLGFKQPKNN from the coding sequence ATGCTCAAAAAAACATACGAACGTCTTTTAATGTTGAGCATGGTGGTGTCAGCCTCAGTAGGATGTGATCAGATCACCAAACGCATAGCTGAACACAGTTTAGAGAATAAAAGCTATTCATTTCTGTTCGATACGCTACGTCTGCACCACATAAAGAATACCGGGGCATTTTTAGGAGCAGGGGCCAATTATAACTCTAGCCTTAAATTTATTCTGTTTATTATTTTCCCTGTGCTTTTTTTGGGGGCTGGAATTATTTATGTTGCCCTTAAATCAAGCATCACGCGCCTACAAGTTTTATGTGGAGCTCTGATTATTGGCGGTGGTATTGGCAATCTCATTGATAGAATATTTTTTCAGGGCGAAGTTACTGACTTTTTGAATGTCGGTATAGGTTCTCTTAGAACTGGCATTTTTAATATTGCTGATTTTGTTATCATGATAGGCGCTTTTGGACTCTTCTTTTTAGGATTTAAACAGCCAAAAAACAATTAA
- the asnB gene encoding asparagine synthase (glutamine-hydrolyzing) — protein sequence MCGIAGWVDWEKNLSHETKILGNMAKSIQHRGPDAQGMWFSERAAIAHNRLKVIDPEAGQQPMVYQAGNQTLVISYNGEIYNFHELRSQLESKGHIFSTHSDTEVLLHCYIEWGTDCIERLNGLFAFALWDNLEQQLFLARDHLGVKPLFYTRYQNGFIFGSEIKALLAHPQVKALVSKEDIGHIFSFLPVHVPGKTVYQNIFEVAPGHWMLIKRDAIKKHCYWKLTSAPHADSLDKTVVTIREFLDDIVKHQIVADVPICTMLSGGLDSSGITALVAKEFSRQGKILNSYSIDFKDHEKHFSPNQMHLSLDMPWAVKVAQHVGAHQHAIIIDSPELLENILAPMKAHDRPGMGQMETSLYLLFCAMKKNATVALSGESADEVFGGYPWFQDQKVLDAQTFPWMAFLKDVDFHATSLLSDELNTHYFPKQYIADRYLQAINETPRLKGENSQDARIREIFYLNQTRFLPMLLDRKDRTSMATGFEVRVPFCDYRLVQYLWNVPFAMKNTGNIEKGILRKAFEGLLPNDILYRKKSPYPATQNPSYLEGLQQLSWDIINNPNAKVQPFINARVFKDELKPGLKDKNKLGFNLPLEHLIQINAWLDSYKIEVI from the coding sequence ATGTGCGGTATCGCTGGTTGGGTTGACTGGGAAAAAAATCTCTCTCATGAAACTAAAATTTTAGGAAACATGGCCAAAAGCATTCAACACCGCGGGCCCGATGCTCAAGGCATGTGGTTTTCAGAACGCGCAGCGATAGCTCATAATCGCCTAAAAGTTATCGATCCTGAGGCGGGACAGCAACCAATGGTCTATCAAGCCGGCAATCAAACATTGGTCATCAGTTACAATGGTGAAATCTATAACTTTCATGAACTTCGCTCCCAACTTGAAAGCAAAGGTCATATTTTCTCTACTCATTCAGACACCGAAGTTCTTCTTCATTGTTATATTGAGTGGGGCACCGATTGTATTGAACGCCTCAATGGCCTTTTTGCTTTTGCCCTATGGGACAATTTAGAGCAGCAACTTTTCTTGGCGAGAGACCATCTTGGGGTAAAGCCGCTTTTCTATACACGTTATCAAAATGGTTTTATTTTTGGCTCGGAAATCAAGGCCCTACTCGCTCATCCTCAAGTGAAAGCCCTAGTCAGCAAAGAAGATATTGGCCATATTTTTTCTTTTCTTCCCGTGCATGTACCAGGAAAAACAGTTTATCAGAATATTTTTGAAGTGGCGCCTGGCCATTGGATGCTTATAAAGCGCGATGCCATAAAAAAACATTGTTATTGGAAATTAACAAGTGCCCCTCATGCAGACAGCTTAGATAAAACTGTTGTCACCATTAGAGAGTTTCTCGATGATATCGTAAAGCATCAAATAGTAGCTGATGTTCCCATTTGCACCATGCTTTCAGGCGGGCTTGATTCAAGCGGCATCACTGCACTTGTTGCCAAGGAATTTTCTCGACAAGGAAAAATTCTCAACAGCTACTCCATAGATTTCAAAGATCACGAAAAACATTTTTCTCCCAACCAAATGCATTTAAGCTTAGATATGCCCTGGGCAGTAAAAGTCGCTCAACACGTGGGCGCCCATCAACATGCAATCATCATCGACTCTCCTGAATTGCTCGAAAACATATTAGCCCCTATGAAAGCTCACGATCGGCCAGGTATGGGGCAAATGGAAACTTCCCTGTATTTGCTTTTTTGCGCTATGAAAAAAAATGCTACCGTAGCACTTTCAGGTGAATCAGCCGATGAAGTATTTGGCGGCTATCCTTGGTTCCAAGACCAAAAGGTGCTCGATGCACAAACATTTCCTTGGATGGCTTTTTTGAAAGATGTAGATTTTCACGCCACATCGCTTTTGTCTGATGAACTCAACACCCATTATTTTCCCAAACAATATATCGCTGATCGTTACCTGCAAGCTATAAATGAAACCCCGCGGCTTAAGGGAGAAAACAGCCAGGATGCTCGTATTAGAGAGATATTTTACTTAAATCAAACGCGCTTTCTTCCCATGTTGTTGGATCGTAAAGATCGCACGAGCATGGCTACTGGTTTTGAAGTTCGTGTACCGTTTTGTGATTATCGCTTAGTGCAATACCTATGGAATGTTCCTTTTGCTATGAAAAATACAGGTAATATTGAAAAGGGAATTTTAAGAAAAGCGTTTGAGGGACTCTTACCTAATGACATTTTATATCGCAAGAAGAGCCCCTATCCTGCCACACAAAATCCTTCCTACCTAGAAGGACTACAACAATTATCATGGGACATCATTAATAATCCCAATGCCAAAGTCCAACCATTCATCAATGCTCGGGTTTTTAAAGATGAACTAAAACCAGGACTTAAAGATAAAAACAAATTGGGATTTAATCTGCCGCTTGAACATCTTATTCAAATAAATGCGTGGTTGGATAGCTACAAAATTGAAGTGATTTAA
- a CDS encoding cryptochrome/photolyase family protein has product MFLLMGSHLFDPNHLAAFKDKIIVMIEDYGLCTHFRYHKQKLIFFLEAMRNHRDLLRSCGFNVHYSELKFNAKPIPFVKQLEKIIKQKNITELTSFSIEDKFFRQEINELCIKQNLSWMVYDSPLFLNNEREICEALSDKRPLMKNFYQSQRVSREILLTKNQLPLGGKFSFDNENRLRLPKNIVIPLIAPASPSIHQDKIVQVVTKFFQKHPGDIAPWLPTTRAHAKKALHKFIQERLISFGPYEDAIQKDEPFLFHSVLSPLINCGLLTPQEILDETLKNADSVPLNSLEGFVRQILGWREFIRGIYEKFSYQQKDDNFFGHQRKLAASWYSADTSILPLDTAIKKAQLYGYCHHIERLMIISNIMLLCEIHPLEAYRWFMEMFVDSADWVMGPNVFGMGQFSDGGLFTTKPYICGSNYILKMSNYTKDDWCDTLDGLYWRFIDKHKKFFLEQPRLSMMPKLLDRIGSQRKNYLFKKAQQFIELHTI; this is encoded by the coding sequence ATGTTTTTACTAATGGGCAGTCATTTATTTGATCCAAATCATTTAGCTGCTTTCAAAGATAAAATAATTGTCATGATCGAAGACTATGGTCTTTGCACTCATTTTCGCTACCACAAACAAAAGTTGATTTTTTTCCTTGAAGCAATGCGAAATCACAGAGATCTTTTACGTTCTTGTGGCTTCAATGTTCATTATTCAGAATTAAAGTTCAATGCAAAACCTATCCCTTTTGTTAAACAGCTCGAAAAAATAATTAAACAAAAAAATATTACTGAACTAACTAGTTTCAGCATTGAAGATAAATTTTTTCGCCAAGAAATAAATGAACTCTGCATAAAACAAAACTTGTCGTGGATGGTGTACGATTCTCCTCTCTTTCTCAATAATGAACGAGAAATTTGCGAAGCACTCTCTGATAAACGACCTCTTATGAAAAATTTTTATCAATCCCAAAGAGTCAGCCGAGAGATTCTTCTCACAAAGAATCAACTCCCTTTAGGGGGAAAATTTAGCTTCGATAATGAAAACCGTCTCAGGCTGCCAAAAAATATTGTCATTCCTTTGATTGCACCTGCAAGCCCAAGTATTCACCAAGATAAAATCGTTCAAGTAGTTACCAAGTTCTTTCAAAAACACCCAGGAGATATCGCTCCATGGCTCCCCACCACACGAGCGCACGCTAAAAAAGCGCTTCATAAATTTATTCAAGAGCGACTCATATCTTTTGGGCCCTATGAGGATGCCATCCAAAAAGATGAGCCTTTTTTGTTTCACTCTGTTTTATCACCGCTGATAAATTGCGGTCTTTTGACGCCTCAAGAAATTCTTGATGAAACACTCAAAAATGCTGATTCCGTTCCTCTTAATTCCCTTGAAGGTTTTGTTCGACAAATTCTGGGATGGCGCGAATTCATTAGAGGAATTTATGAAAAATTTTCCTACCAACAAAAAGACGATAATTTTTTTGGGCACCAAAGAAAGCTGGCTGCTTCATGGTATAGCGCTGACACCAGCATTTTGCCGCTCGATACAGCAATCAAAAAAGCACAGCTCTATGGATACTGCCACCATATCGAACGCTTGATGATTATTTCCAACATCATGCTTTTATGCGAAATCCACCCCTTAGAAGCTTATCGCTGGTTCATGGAGATGTTCGTTGATTCTGCAGATTGGGTTATGGGACCAAATGTGTTCGGCATGGGGCAATTTAGTGATGGAGGCCTTTTTACCACTAAGCCGTACATTTGTGGCTCAAACTATATTTTAAAAATGAGCAACTACACTAAAGATGATTGGTGCGATACGCTCGACGGGCTCTACTGGCGTTTCATTGATAAACATAAGAAATTTTTTCTGGAGCAGCCGCGCCTCTCTATGATGCCTAAACTTTTGGATCGCATAGGCTCACAAAGAAAAAATTATCTCTTTAAAAAAGCACAGCAATTTATTGAACTACATACTATATAA
- a CDS encoding MFS transporter, producing the protein MKQKINKQLSDDWKILNHTEVLIIMSGLMLGMLLAALDQTIVSTALPTIVGQLGGLNNLSWVVTAYLLSSTVSLPLYGKLGDLYGRKIIYQFAIITFVVGSLLCGIAQSMVQLIIFRAVQGLGGGGLIVIAQAIIGDVVSPRERGRYQGYTGAVFALASIVGPLLGGFFIDYASWRWIFYINLPLGILALVVISSVLKLPYQRVEHRIDYLGSFLLVLLVSCIMLVTVWAGSEFKWLSSEILGLIALGLFSFCLFFLQEHRAHEPVVPFKLFKNDIFRISSLASFIFGMSMFGVIIFLPLYMQVVKGASATNSGLYLLPLMVGMVGGSISSGLLVSKTGKYRIFPLAGAVLLSFGLFLLSQISYETSLLKVSFYILTAGLGMGLAMQVLVTSAQNAVNHSDLGVATSATNFFRSLGASIGTAFFGSILNSQLAINLERFVDPSFLQSSLGVQQILSQSPKEMESLPQEVHAGLIQAFVLSLDRVFLTAVPLALTALVVVWFLREIPLREQVRE; encoded by the coding sequence ATGAAACAAAAAATTAATAAGCAACTATCAGATGATTGGAAAATCCTTAATCACACCGAAGTGCTTATCATTATGAGTGGTTTGATGCTTGGTATGTTGCTTGCTGCCCTCGATCAGACCATTGTCTCAACTGCGCTTCCAACCATTGTTGGACAGCTTGGTGGATTAAATAATTTATCCTGGGTTGTTACGGCATATTTACTGAGCAGTACAGTTTCACTCCCTTTATATGGAAAACTTGGTGATCTTTATGGGAGAAAAATAATTTATCAGTTTGCTATTATCACATTTGTGGTGGGCTCACTCCTCTGTGGCATTGCTCAAAGCATGGTACAACTTATTATTTTTCGTGCAGTGCAAGGGCTAGGGGGCGGGGGTTTGATTGTAATTGCTCAAGCAATCATCGGAGATGTAGTTTCTCCTCGTGAACGAGGTCGTTACCAAGGTTATACTGGTGCGGTTTTTGCTTTGGCTAGTATTGTTGGGCCACTGCTCGGGGGATTTTTTATTGACTATGCGTCGTGGCGTTGGATATTTTATATCAATCTTCCTTTAGGCATTTTAGCGTTAGTAGTTATTAGTTCTGTCTTAAAGTTGCCTTACCAGCGGGTTGAACATCGCATTGATTATTTGGGCTCCTTTCTATTAGTTTTGTTGGTTAGCTGCATCATGTTAGTGACGGTATGGGCTGGTAGTGAATTTAAATGGCTTTCTTCTGAGATTCTTGGTCTGATTGCTTTGGGGCTATTTTCATTTTGTTTATTTTTTCTGCAAGAGCATCGAGCCCATGAACCAGTCGTTCCTTTTAAACTTTTTAAAAACGATATCTTTCGTATTTCAAGCCTGGCAAGCTTCATTTTTGGAATGTCTATGTTTGGCGTGATTATTTTTCTGCCGCTCTATATGCAGGTTGTGAAAGGGGCTTCGGCAACTAACTCTGGACTTTATTTATTGCCACTGATGGTCGGCATGGTAGGTGGCAGTATTTCTTCCGGGCTTTTGGTGTCAAAAACAGGAAAATATCGCATATTTCCATTGGCAGGGGCAGTCTTATTATCTTTTGGTTTATTTTTGCTTTCACAAATTAGTTATGAAACTTCACTATTAAAAGTTTCATTTTATATTTTAACTGCAGGTTTGGGGATGGGTTTAGCCATGCAGGTGTTGGTTACATCCGCGCAAAATGCTGTTAACCATAGCGATCTGGGAGTGGCTACTTCAGCTACCAATTTTTTTCGCTCCCTTGGGGCTTCGATCGGTACAGCTTTTTTTGGATCAATTCTAAACAGTCAACTAGCCATAAATTTGGAGCGTTTTGTTGATCCATCTTTTTTGCAATCATCTTTAGGGGTACAGCAAATTCTCTCCCAGAGCCCAAAGGAAATGGAATCTTTGCCGCAAGAGGTGCATGCAGGATTGATTCAAGCCTTTGTATTATCGCTTGATAGAGTATTTCTGACAGCTGTTCCATTGGCTTTAACGGCTTTGGTGGTGGTATGGTTTTTGCGAGAAATTCCTCTTAGAGAACAAGTGAGGGAATAA